The region CATAACCGTACAGGAAGCGAACGGGACTCGTATATGGGATGGATTAgaggttgggggtttttttgtctttttttctttctttttaatttttctctttaatacgTTGAAATTGCCCAGACTGGTCCAGTTCGACATCTCAAACCCTACGGGGATCACAGCATGAAAAGGCCCCCGGGCGCAGGGCTGCGGGGTCACTCCCAGCACGCTCCCACAGCTGCGGCGAGGGCCCGGAGCCCGCGGGAATGGCTCAGAGACAGCGGGGCCCGCGGAGCCTGGGGGATCACCGCGGCGAGGGGACGGGTTTCCCTgcggctgtgctgctgcctgtgcccagcccGGTGCCAGGCTCCATCCCTCACCACACAGGACGGGGGGTCAGGCGGCCGTGGTGCCGCCGCAGCGCCCAAGGCCACGGCCTGGCTCAGGCAACAGCTGCGCGAGGCTCCAGCGAACGCTCTGCACCCTCCGGGGCACTGCCGAggggcagctccctgcccagccccctgcccaggctggtgGCTCTGAGCCCGTCCAACAGTGGTGGCCACAGAAGGGTCTggaaggaggctgcagtgggAAGGGCCCCCCCGGCCATGCCGGGGCAGGCAGCGAACCCCACGCTCACCTCCAAGTCCTCGTGAGGAGAGGAGCACGGGGTGGGGGGCAGCAGTGCCTGGGGTCACCCCAGCTGCAGTAACGTGCCCTTCTGGCTTTTTGAGAGGAGACGCCCATGCAGGAGCCGTCTGACTCTGCAAAAGCCCCTCGCACACAGCCGGGGCTCTGCCCCGAGCTCCTGCCTGGAGGGCTGCACCCTCCCTGCACCCTGCAGGCAGGGGCAGGCGCTGGGTGGATGTGGGGACACGGCAGGGTCAGGAGGGGGGCCGGGACGCTGCAGAGGGGACGCTgcctggcaggggctgcgggGGGTCTCTGCGGCGGGGGCACTGGTAGACCGGCTACGCAGACGGGGCAGCTCCCGCCACCCACAAGGGTTCGATTCCTTCacagctgccagggctgagtGTGGCCAGGGAGGACGTGGCCCTGGCAGAGGGGTCCCCCCGCACCCCACTCAGCCCAGCGTGGCCAcgggctgccaggagcctgcagcagagcgggtccctgtccctgccccccGCACGCCGCGGCAGCCTCAGCCCGCGGCCGAGCAGGTTTTCATGCTGTCTGCAGGAGTTGATATCAGCGTGGACCAGTCTAACATCTCgcagggttggttttttttctactggcTACTGGAATGCGCTCGTTTGGCTTTAGGGGTCCTCGATGTCGAGAAACTCTTGCTTGGGGGGGGCCATGCCGCGGTACCAGGCGCACGAGCCGTCACTCCTCTTGATGCAAGCGTAGTGCTTCGCCTGCCGCCCGTCCACGTTGTTCTTCTCCATCGCCCAGTCTGTCCAGAGACACTCATCCGAGGAGGAGACGAAGCAGGGGATGGAGAGGCAGCGCGAGATCTGCACACAACAGACATTGTCAGCAGCAGCACCGAGGTGGGAGCAGGACAGGCAGAagcacagggcagctggggaCACTGAGCCTCCACAGCTTGACTCAcctcccccagctctcccccctttcctgcaggacacagcaggGACGTGACCCCACTGGAGGGGACCGAGGGAGCCCCTGGGTGCAGGTCCTAGGCAGGGCCTTAGTTGCCAGTCAGGCAGCCAGAGCCCCGGCCACGTGCTGTGCCCCTGCACAGTCATCcttgaaggacagggagcagcatCTTGCCACGGAGCCCACGCCTGCCCCGGGGCTGCAGACCCTGCTGGCATGGGGAGGGGGGCACAGCCCacgctcagggggagctcagccACTCACCTTGCACTCGCAGCCCATCTGGTACCGCTGGTTTAGGCTCTTCTTCTGCGTCGGGCTCAGTGAGTCCCAGGTGGAGACCAAGTCACAGAGTGTGATGTGCATCTTGCCATTGCCCTCTGACTTGCCTGAGGAGAGGCCAAACCGGCTGCTCAGAGGGTCCCCCAGGTGCCCTGAACCTCATGTCAACTCGAGGTGCCTGGGGTCAGCCTggcccaggggctgggggctgcatcCATCTAGCCCCTCCCACCATGCACTTTACCCAGGGAGCGGAGCTCGTCCCCTCGCTGtccctgccacagcccagggcacaggcagggcacAGCCAGGGGGGCTGCCGAGAGGGGTGGTGGGGCGGGCACACACACCACGGGTGTCTCAGGAAGCACATGAGGCAGCAAGGCCAGTACTGACACCAGCCCCCGAGCCCTCTATTGTGGCCGCTCACCTGCAATGAGATATTCCTTCTTCCCGCCGGTGTCCAGCAGCCGGCCGCACACGGCGGTGGATGGAGCCGTGTAGATGAACTCTATGTCCTTGTCAGGGCCCTTAAACATctggggggaaggagagggggtGAGCAGTTGCACGGCAGCTGCCCCGTGCCCCCCGGCCTCCCGCCCCAGTCCGCCCCGTTACCTTGATCTGCTTGATTTCATACTGGATCCGTTTGATCGGGTTCCCGTAGATGTCGTTCCCTGAATCCACTTCTTTTGCAGAGACAGCCTTTGCTCGGATCACTGCAACGGGGAGGCCTCGAGGTCAGAGGGTGCCCAGGGACTGGAGGTGCCGCCACTGCCatgtggtgctgccctggcagagtGGCCTCGCTCAGCCCCCCACCCCAGAGCCCCTCACTCTCGCTCGGGGCCAGCTGCCCTCCCTGCAGATGCCCAGCTGCCCAAAGCCACGCGGGGCTCTGGCACACGTGGGTGGTGAGGGGCAGCGTTGTGGCAGTGTCCTCATGGCAGGTGACAAGGAGAGGTCACCCCAGGATCACCCGGCACCGCCGCCAGCCGTGACGGACCAGTCGCCCTTGGCCAGCGCTGCCTCGGtctctgcccagcccctgccagatGAGGCTCAGGGTGGCCATGTCCAGGCTTGTGCCTGTCACCCAGATGGCACCAGCACAGCTGAaacctgccagcagcaggctgggagcACCACGGCATTTGTCCCTCTGTCACTAATTAAACCAGACGTGGGCCCCAGCCAAGCGCCTGCGTGGCTTGTccaggctggaggagaaaagggcagagggagccgtcagagggagctgggagctgtgtCCCTGTGGCACTGCCACGGACGTCAGTGCTGCCCACCAAGtgcctgcacaggcagctcaTGCCAGCCCCGACCccaccagcccctgccagcTCCTCTGCACCCTGTGCCGGGGCAGCAGGGCCCTGAGGCCAGGCTGCCTTCACACCCCGTGGCTGGAGCCTGGGGTCCCTGCCAggcctcagcccctgccccatgGAGCCTCACGCCATGCAGGTGCAGCAACCACATCCTCTTGGGGCTATGCTGTTGCTTCCTGCTCTCACTGCCTGCAGAAATAACCCAGGgacagctggggctgggacacAGAGAACCACGGCCCAGGGAGgggaggcagctcccagctggcaGTGCCGAGCAGCCCCCCCGGTTCCACGCAGCCCCAGGGTGgtcccagcagctgccaaggCACAAGGTCGAGTGCCCCAAGGGTGGTGAGGCCACGGCACCGTGGGGACATCTCTGCAGTGGAAAGGTGCCGGCGGTCACGCTGCCAGCGCAGCCCAGGGACACAGGAACCAGCATGTGAGCGGCCGGCACGTGGCAGTGACCTGCAGTGTccggggctggcagggcagggcagggcgggCAGCAGGCAGCCAGCTCACCCCGACTCACCAGCTCGGGACACGGCCGCATTCGGAGCTGCAGCGCGCAGGTCACAGCTCttggccagccccagggacGCCGATGGCGCGGGGGGAAGGGGCAGCCCCAaagccacagctcctgctcagcaccctcacagccAGGGAGGGgggtggctgcagggcaggggctcGCAGGGGTAGGGAACAGGGACATTTGGCCAGGGTGGCAGGAGAGCAAGTGCCAGCTGAGCTGGGACCCAGCTTGTGTCGCCCACTGAAAGGTGCAGGGGGCCACCCACCAGCCTGGCACGGATGAGCTCGCCTTCTTTCGCCTGGCATGGCAAGGAGAGGGAATCTGACCGTGCTCTATAAATACCGCGGGGCGCAGGGGCATGCACACGGGCTATTTAAGCTGAAGGTCACAGCGGGCACAGCCCCATGCAGGTACCACAAGTGCCAACTGAGCTCACTCTGGGGAGAGCTGCCACCAGCATGAGCCAGGGAAGAGCCTTCCCAAAAGAGCCTCCCACAACCAGTGTGGGCACTGGGTGCAGGACAGGGGGCTGCAATGCCCATCAGTACTGGGGATGCACCGAGGGCTGCCCCAGCCGTGCCCCCCTCACAGGGGAAGGGCCGAGCTGCCTGTGCACATTGTCAGCgctgcagcacctcagccaTGCAGGAAGCCCCAGCCcctttgcagcagggcaggtCCCTCAGTGCagtccccagccccagcccctgaggcgggctggaggagctctgcctggtccctgccctgctgcagcgcctgctcctcttcccacagctcccagggctgcccctcagccccccagcCCAGAAGCAGCCGCGTCCTGCCCGTGCCAGGCCCTCGGCTGCTCCGCGGCGACTCGGCTGCAACCGAGCGCGAGACCCGCGCGCGGCTCCGGCCTCCGGCTGCAGGCGCAGGGAGCGGTTCCTGGTTCACTGGGCTCCAGCCTTTTCCATTCACGTGCTGATGAATCACTTGACAAAAATGCAGCCCAATTCTGGGCGGATTTGTTCTGAACAGTGCGGCTTTGTGGAGGGGACGCCTGCGCTGCGCTTTCCCCGCCAAGACCCCGAAGCGCAGCCAAGCTGCTCCGCGCCAGCCAGGAGCCGGAGCGGTGAGGAGGGCGAGACGCAGGGATGGCAAAGGCCAGCCCCCAAGGAGACCCCAGCTGAGATCCCAGGATAAGGAGGCAGGGCCAAGGCATGGAGCAAAGCCCCGGCACTCAGAGACCTCCCCAGGTGCCGAGACCCTCATTGGCCCTGTCACCCAcccctcctgctgccaggcccAGGCTCTCTATGAAGCCGAGCCGAGGCTCTCCTGGCTCCTGGGGCACAAGGCAGGCACGGCAGGTCCCCAGCATCTGACTAGGGCAATGCTGGAAATGCTCCTTCTCCAGGCAGGACAAGCCATGGCAAGAAGATGCGCCATGGGGAGCCTCACCAGTGATAACTCCTGTGCCGGTCCCTGGGGCTGCAAGCCACGGCCACCCAGCAATGAGGACCCCggaggggtgaggggatggGCATGAGGGCAGGCAGAGAGAGGGATATCTGCCCCCAGctgaggaggggtggggagtgCTGGCACTTCCCATCCAGACCAGCTGAGGCTGCCTGGGGcatcccacagcaaagcagttcCCATGCCATGGCAGCTGACCTTGTGCTGCTCCCAGGCTGGGCAACCAGCACACAACCAGCTGGGATGGACTGGGGCTGCTGTGCAGCTCCAGTAGCAAAGCTGGGAGCAGATAGAGTCACCCAGCACCACAAACCGACTGGGAGGTCTCTCTGGGCTTGCCAGCTGGTAGGATGCTGTGTCTCCCCGTCCCTGCCACACGGCTACCCCATCTCAGGGGCTTTCTGCTGCAGACAGTTGTCATCACAGCAGGAGGCACTgtgggcaggcagcagggagatgCCACAAGACCCTGCAGAGGGAtgcaacagccccaggttctccccagggaaggagaaaaggggttttggaaGTGGTGACCTGCCCCAGTGAGACCTGGCAGGAGGGGAGGCTGCCTGGGTGTTGCCCTGCAGTGGGGCAGATCCTGCCATCACCCAccccagcctggggcagcaCACGAAGCCTCAGCGCCACGACTCCCCTCCTGGGAAGAGACACCACAAACAgctgccccttcccctgccATCCCACCCCGGACTCCACAgcgcagccccacagcaccagCCCGCGGCTGCCCAGGAAGCGCCGGTGCCCACAGACCGCAGGGGCTGCTGCCGGCCCAAACGGCCTGGGAACAAAGCTCCCTTctctggggctgctggcagccgCCTGAGCAGAGGGGCCACTGCCAGTGCCAGCACTGCCCACCCGGCACTGCCAGCACAGACACCCAGCCCCACGGCCACTGCAGCCGCGCTTGCGGCCAGTGGGGAtggagagacagaaaactgcCCTGGGAGGgactcagccccagccccgcctGGCGTACAGGCAGCAACCAGCCCCAGGTGCCTGCCCGTGCCCCAGCAGCCGCAGAGCAGGGCACccctggcagagctgtctggggatggggggctgcagggagggatgcCGGGGCTGGAGGGATGTGGGGCTGAGCAACACAGCTCACAgcggggcagcagcagagaccacgGGCTGCCCTGAGCgtggcagtgcccaggggcGGTGGGAGGCAGCGGCCAGGCACCAGGCCCCGTCGCCCACCGGCCTGCGCGGGAGCCACGGGCTCCGGCTGCCGCCTGCGTCATCCCGGCCGTCTGACGGGAGCGGGACGGGGCCCAATCAGCGGCGGCCCCAGCAGTCAGCCCACGGCCCCCGCGCCAGCCGCGCAGGAAGGGCTCTGGCCGGCAGAGCTCggcgggctggcagcggggccggCAGCTCCCCGGCCCCTCCGGGCTCAGTGGGGCCCGGCAGGCAGCTGCGCTCCCCTGGCAGCGCTCAGCAGGGGCTTTCACACCTCTCTCCCCAAACCTGAACCCTCTGCTTGGTCTCTGCCGGGTGCCACAGCTCTCACCATTCCTCCCCTGTGCTTCATCCTGAGGAACCAAGCACTGAGACAAGTGCGATGGGGGTGAcgctgctggggctgcatcCAATGTGCCCCCATCCCAGGCAGCACACCGAGCCCTCACTCTCCGCTGCCTCATTGACCCTTCCtgacccagcactgccacacaaAGTCAAAGCCACAGCCATGCCCAGAGCCACACAAAGCCAAAGCCACGGCTGTGTCCAGAGGGGCTGAGATCACTTTCCTCAGCCCTCAGATCCCCACGCTGCTCCAGAGGCTCAGCCACAGCCCGGACACATCCTCACCCTGCAGCCAAGCAGAGCAACCTGGTGCAAACAGGCCAGGTCACTTGTTCCAAGTCACCAGCTCCAGTGACACAagcctcagctcctcctgcactCCATGCTCGAGGCAGAGCTGCATTTGCCTCCCCCTGTGCTGTCTGAAaatgcagccctgggctctggctgctccagccctgctccagggGAGAGCCAGCTGCAGGTCATGAGTGAGGGCAGGGGAACTGTAAGGATGCACAGACAGACCTGGCAGGCACCTTGCATGGAGTGGGGATCCAAGCCCCACAGGGCCACGATCCTGCACCACACTAGCTCAGCTTCCTCCCCTGCTGAGTCCTGCTCAGGTCTTTAAGGGCTCATCAGCTGCCCTGGGTGCACCCAGCATCGCGGGGCATCAGCAGCCACCACGTCTCCACTGAAGGCCTGGCCAGAGGGCATCTGGGGCAAGACGAGAGGCATCGCAGCCTGCAGGAGACACATCTGTGCTGTGTGGGAAGAGAAGGCTGGGGAGCTCATCCCACGGTGAAACCTGCTCCCCTGAGCCCGTCACCATCCCCATCTGGGCTCACACAAAGCAACAGTGTAGAGGACTCGGGCTGGGAGGCAGACGGTGccagtgctgtgggcagcacagcCCGGGAGGAGGCTGGAGGCGGGACAAGCTCAGGCACCCCCAGGACAGGCAGCTGCCGAGGGCAGTGGGCAGCCCGACCTGCGAGAGACCCCGTCCCGGCCATGCTGCACCCCCCGGAGACAGCGGAGGCAGCCGGGGCCGCCGAGACAGATGGTGACTCAGCAGCTGAGTCACGGCTGAGCCAGCACCCCTGGCCGGGCAGTGAGTCACGAGTGCCCCGGAAAGCTGATCTGGGCGAGAGCGTGACGGGAAGCCGCAGCCCCGCTCCCGGAGGGGGCACCGGGATCCCACGGCGCAGGGACAGCGGGGTCGAGCAGCAACCTCAAAAACTCCGTGCTCCATTTTGTCTAGAAGCCTCCCCGTCCCCACCGTGCCTCGCAGCACACGCTGCGCCAGCGGCGAGGCCGAGCCGGGGCGCCCAGGGGCTGCCCTCGCCGGGGAGACGCCGGGAGCCGGGTCTGGAAGGGGCGAGGGGAGCCCGGGGATGCACCGGGAGCATCCCGCTCAGGAGCGGGGGACAGGCCTGGGCTGTCCCgaggctggggctgcctcaGTGCTTGGGAATGCTGCCTCTCCAGCCGAGCCTGGGAACGGCCCCGCACAGGCGGGTGTCCGGAGCTGGGGCTGCGCTGTTTGTCTGATCTGCTACAATTTAATAAGGGCATTATTCATAGAAAGAGGAATTCGGACCCCGGCGCTGCCAAGCCCTCCCTTTCAGCAGCATCCAAGCCGAACAAAGTGGGACGGGGGAGAGGAAATGCCTGGAAATAAGGAGCAGCCGGGAGCTGACCGAGCCCGCCGCGGCCGCTCCCCGGGGCCGGTACCGAGCGAGCGGCGGCCGCGCTCGGAgggccccggcccgccccggcaGCTCCCCGCGCTGCCACGTACCACCGCGCTTTAATCAAAGTTAAAAGGAGGAGGCCGGGCCCGCCCGTGTCACCGGGGGCTGCGCGGCGGGGGCCGCCCCGGGGAGCGACGCGGGGCGCGGCCGCGAGAGTGCCCCGAAAGGCGCGGGGACGGCCGGGCCGAGCGCATCTGCTCCCGTGACACACCCCCGCGCCCAGGGCTGCGGGCAGGtgccggggccgcggcggctcCGCCCGCCCCTGCCCGCCCGAGCCCGGCCGCTCCGCGCCAACTTTCCGCCCCTTCCCCCGCCGCGAAGTTgccgcgggccgggccggggctgcTGCCGGGGGGGCTCCGGGCCCCGCGGGGACAAAGCGCGGGGGCGGCGCTCACCTACGTCCGCGTTGCAGAAGGCCTGTTGCGGGTGGATGGGCGAGCAGCTGCAGGCGTCGGCCGGGCGGGCCCTGCCGAGCAGCAGCACGGCCACCCAGGCCAGCAGGCTGGGCAGCGCGGCGGGCATCTTGCGGCGGGGCTGCAGCCTCAGCGACCCTCCCGACAAAGCCGCATCCACCGCCGGGCCCGGCCGAGCCGCCGCCGGAAAGTTTGGCTCCGGCAGCCGCGGCCCCTGCGCGGCGTTGCGGgcgctgctgccgccgctgctCCGCTGCCTTCTAGGGAggtgttttcttccttccccgGCTGCCGCTCAGCCTCGCTTTTTAACGTGCTCCGGGGATttgctgctcctcctctgcgTGGCGCGGGGCCAGCCCGGCTGCTCCCGCCCCTCCGCAGGATGCGGCTCCGCGCCGCGAtcgccgcccccggcccggcccggcccccgccgcggGCACCGGCCGCCCGCGCCCCCGGCCGAGCCCCGCGCATGCCGCCCGCTcccgcggccccgcgcccccgcGCCCGGGAAGGGTCTGGCGGCGGGAAGCACCGGGCGGCACCGGGAGCCCGGCCCCGGCGCGCAGACCTGGCCGCCGGCCTGCGCCGAGCCGAGCAGCAAATTGCAGGGGAGGGCTGCGCGATTATGTCTGTGCCCAAGCATTTCCTCTGCTTCCTGCTCTTCCAGTTCGGCTCCGCTCATCCCACCACTCCGGCCC is a window of Colius striatus isolate bColStr4 chromosome 18, bColStr4.1.hap1, whole genome shotgun sequence DNA encoding:
- the TIMP2 gene encoding metalloproteinase inhibitor 2 — encoded protein: MPAALPSLLAWVAVLLLGRARPADACSCSPIHPQQAFCNADVVIRAKAVSAKEVDSGNDIYGNPIKRIQYEIKQIKMFKGPDKDIEFIYTAPSTAVCGRLLDTGGKKEYLIAGKSEGNGKMHITLCDLVSTWDSLSPTQKKSLNQRYQMGCECKISRCLSIPCFVSSSDECLWTDWAMEKNNVDGRQAKHYACIKRSDGSCAWYRGMAPPKQEFLDIEDP